One part of the Humulus lupulus chromosome 9, drHumLupu1.1, whole genome shotgun sequence genome encodes these proteins:
- the LOC133802297 gene encoding putative disease resistance RPP13-like protein 3 isoform X2 has product MAESVVSFLLEKFSSLLEDEVKLLSGVRDEVVFVKNELDRIRAFLRSADAKEDQDEEIKVWVKQVREVAYDAEDIIDDFLYRFEHTKRHGFYGYLCKMARGIKNLKARRRIASQLQSIERRVTDISEGRLRYGYKLSSAEIGSSSGTKPCYYSEVRSDARLLEEAQLVGIKSDKQHLLSFLMEDTSQLRVAAVLGMGGLGKTTLVSSVYNDSQVKNHFHQIQAWVTVSQSFKLDEVLRQIIQQFFKAMKLPLPDEVEKSTDPYFLKTTMVDFLSDKKYLVVLDDIWDVNAWEAVKVAFRNNNNGSRVMITTRTADVASTSTKDVGGRILTLNPLSSKDSWTLFCVKAFQGNVSYSFGGNFKRHPEKM; this is encoded by the coding sequence ATGGCAGAGAGTGTGGTGAGTTTTCTACTGGAGAAGTTTTCGTCCTTGTTGGAAGATGAGGTGAAGCTCTTGAGCGGGGTCCGAGATGAAGTTGTTTTCGTGAAAAATGAGTTGGATCGCATAAGAGCATTCTTGCGATCTGCTGATGCCAAGGAAGATCAAGATGAAGAAATCAAAGTGTGGGTTAAGCAAGTTAGAGAGGTCGCTTACGATGCAGAAGACATCATCGATGATTTCTTGTATAGATTTGAGCATACCAAGCGACATGGATTCTATGGCTATTTGTGTAAGATGGCTCGCGGAATCAAGAACTTGAAAGCTCGCCGTCGAATTGCCTCCCAATTGCAGAGTATCGAACGCAGAGTTACTGATATTTCTGAGGGGCGCCTGAGATATGGTTACAAACTGAGTAGTGCGGAGATCGGGTCGAGTTCGGGAACTAAACCTTGCTACTATTCTGAGGTTAGAAGCGACGCACGGTTGCTGGAAGAAGCTCAACTAGTGGGCATTAAGTCGGACAAGCAACATCTTTTGAGTTTTCTTATGGAGGATACCTCTCAACTACGAGTGGCTGCAGTGCTCGGAATGGGAGGGCTGGGCAAAACCACTCTGGTGAGTTCAGTTTATAATGATTCACAAGTAAAGAATCATTTTCATCAAATCCAAGCTTGGGTCACTGTTTCACAATCGTTCAAGCTAGATGAAGTTCTGAGACAAATTATCCAGCAATTTTTCAAAGCTATGAAGCTGCCACTTCCTGATGAAGTTGAGAAGTCCACAGACCCGTACTTCCTAAAGACAACCATGGTTGATTTTCTTAGTGACAAAAAATATTTGGTTGTATTGGATGACATATGGGATGTGAATGCATGGGAAGCAGTCAAAGTTGCATTTCGGAACAACAACAATGGTAGCCGAGTAATGATCACTACTCGTACTGCAGATGTGGCCTCTACCTCTACCAAAGATGTTGGAGGTCGCATCTTAACCTTAAATCCTTTATCTTCTAAAGATTCTTGGACTCTATTTTGTGTAAAAGCCTTTCAAGGTAATGTGTCCTACTCGTTTGGAGGAAATTTCAAGAGACATCCTGAAAAAATGTGA